A window of Diospyros lotus cultivar Yz01 chromosome 14, ASM1463336v1, whole genome shotgun sequence contains these coding sequences:
- the LOC127790457 gene encoding 26S proteasome regulatory subunit 7-like, with translation MAPEPEDDVKDEKNPRPLDEDDIALLKTYGLGPYSSSIKKTEKEIKDMAKKINDLCGIKESDTGLAAPSQWDLVSDKQMMQEEQPLQVARCTKIINPNTEDAKYVINVKQIAKFVVGLGDKVSPTDIEEGMRVGVDRNKYQIQIPLPPKIDPSVTMMTVEEKPDVTYNDVGGCKEQIEKMREVVELPMLHPEKFVKLGIDPPKGVLCYGPPGTGKTLLARAVANRTDACFIRVIGSELVQKYVGEGARMVRELFQMARSKKACIVFFDEVDAIGGARFDDGVGGDNEVQRTMLEIVNQLDGFDARGNIKVLMATNRPDTLDPALLRPGRLDRKVEFGLPDLESRTQIFKIHTRTMNCERDIRFELLARLCPNSTGADIRSVCTEAGMFAIRARRKTVTEKDFLDAVNKVIKGYQKFSATPKYMVYN, from the exons ATGGCTCCTGAACCCGAAGACGATGTCAAGGACGAGAAGAACCCTCGACCTCTCGACGAGGACGACATCGCCCTTCTCAAAACTTAT GGTCTGGGACCTTACTCTTCCAGCATAAAGAAAACGGAGAAGGAAATTAAAGATATGGCTAAGAAGATTAATGATCTATGTG GTATAAAGGAGTCAGACACAGGCTTAGCTGCACCCAGCCAATGGGATCTTGTTTCTGACAAGCAAATGATGCAGGAAGAACAGCCTCTCCAG GTGGCAAGGTGCACAAAGATCATTAATCCAAACACTGAAGATGCAAAATATGTTATAAATGTTAAGCAAATTGCAAAG TTTGTTGTTGGGCTGGGTGATAAAGTTTCTCCGACTGATATTGAAGAAGGCATGCGTGTCGG AGTTGATAGGAACAAGTATCAAATTCAGATTCCATTGCCCCCTAAAATTGACCCCAGTGTAACCATGATGACAGTGGAGGAGAAGCCAGATGTTACATACAATGATGTTGGTGGATGTAAGGAGCAAATTGAGAAGATGCGAGAg GTGGTTGAGTTGCCAATGCTTCATCCTGAAAAGTTTGTGAAGCTTGGAATTGACCCGCCCAAGGGTGTTCTTTGCTATGGTCCACCTGGTACTGGTAAAACACTACTAGCTAGAGCAGTTGCTAACAGAACTGATGCATGTTTTATTCGTGTTATTGGAAGTGAGCTAGTTCAGAAATATGTTGGGGAGGGAGCACGCATGGTTCGTGAACTATTTCAG ATGGCACGTTCCAAAAAGGCTTGTATCGTGTTTTTTGATGAAGTTGATGCCATAGGAGGTGCACGCTTTGATGATGGTGTGGGCGGAGATAATGAGGTGCAGAGGACAATGCTTGAAATTGTGAATCAGCTTGATGGATTTGATGCTCGAggaaacattaaagttttgatGGCTACAAATAG ACCTGACACATTGGACCCAGCACTGTTACGTCCTGGAAGGTTGGATCGCAAAGTTGAATTTGGCCTACCAGACTTGGAGAGTAGGACGCAGATATTCAAGATCCATACACGAACAATGAACTGTGAGAGGGATATCCGTTTTGAACTTTTGGCTCGCCTCTGCCCAAACTCCACTG GAGCCGACATAAGGAGTGTATGCACGGAGGCTGGGATGTTTGCCATTCGAGCACGGAGGAAAACAGTCACGGAGAAAGACTTCCTTGATGCTGTGAACAAAGTGATCAAGGGGTACCAGAAGTTCAGTGCCACACCCAAGTATATGGTCTACAATTGA